The following are from one region of the Stenotrophomonas lactitubi genome:
- a CDS encoding TolC family protein, whose amino-acid sequence MSILTRRSPRAAGLVVAVLLGLIPAAQVAAQAAPSYDTLLERLDQLPGARVGAALAEAADARADQARALPNPSLSWSAENAWGTGSYGGMGRADTVLTLSQPLEVWGQRGARVRAARAEAQAAALRGSQSRSDVASQLAAIYAQAESALRRYTLADEALTLTRDDAAAVTAMVKHGREPQLRAVQAQSEVANASAALDEAQAFRDAALARLAGAALLDAPVRTIDNSLLDRAPPAPRGAIDVALAVRVAEAEVDAAGRLVDVERKRALPDLSVTAAQTRFREDREQAYTLGVSLSIPLFDRNRGGIRAASAEQRAAEARLDQQRRDSEAERLSAVAGLKAAGSRTRAADESVVAAEEAYRLARVGFDAGRISQLELRSTRSALIAARGTAVDARLSRVGAEIDLARLEGRAPFVEAR is encoded by the coding sequence ATGTCGATCCTGACACGTCGGTCGCCGCGCGCGGCCGGGCTGGTCGTCGCCGTGCTGCTGGGCCTGATCCCCGCAGCACAGGTCGCCGCACAAGCCGCACCTTCGTACGACACCCTGCTTGAACGTCTCGACCAGCTGCCCGGCGCCCGCGTCGGCGCAGCACTGGCCGAGGCGGCCGACGCCCGCGCCGACCAGGCCCGGGCGCTGCCCAACCCCTCCCTTTCCTGGTCCGCCGAAAACGCCTGGGGCACCGGCTCCTACGGCGGCATGGGCAGGGCCGACACCGTGCTTACCCTGTCCCAGCCCTTGGAGGTCTGGGGCCAGCGTGGCGCGCGCGTCCGCGCCGCCCGCGCCGAGGCACAGGCCGCTGCCCTGCGCGGTTCGCAGAGCCGCAGCGATGTCGCCAGCCAGCTGGCGGCGATCTACGCACAGGCGGAAAGCGCCCTGCGTCGCTACACCCTGGCCGACGAAGCGCTGACGCTCACCCGCGATGATGCGGCGGCGGTCACCGCCATGGTCAAGCATGGCCGCGAGCCGCAGCTGCGCGCGGTGCAGGCACAAAGCGAAGTGGCCAATGCCAGCGCCGCGCTGGATGAGGCGCAGGCCTTCCGCGATGCCGCACTGGCCCGCCTGGCCGGTGCGGCCCTGCTGGATGCACCGGTGCGGACCATCGACAACAGCCTGCTCGACCGCGCACCGCCGGCGCCGCGTGGCGCCATCGATGTCGCACTGGCCGTGCGTGTCGCCGAAGCCGAAGTTGATGCGGCCGGTCGCCTGGTCGATGTGGAGCGCAAGCGTGCCCTGCCCGACCTCAGCGTCACGGCCGCGCAGACGCGTTTCCGCGAGGACCGCGAGCAGGCCTACACGCTGGGCGTCAGCCTCTCGATCCCGTTGTTCGACCGCAACCGTGGTGGCATCCGCGCCGCCAGTGCCGAACAGCGCGCGGCCGAGGCGCGGCTGGACCAGCAGCGCCGTGACAGCGAAGCGGAACGGTTGTCGGCCGTGGCGGGCCTGAAGGCCGCCGGCAGCCGCACCCGCGCGGCCGACGAAAGCGTGGTCGCCGCCGAGGAAGCCTATCGCCTGGCCCGCGTCGGCTTCGACGCCGGACGCATCTCGCAGCTGGAACTGCGCAGCACCCGCAGTGCCCTCATCGCCGCCCGCGGCACCGCTGTGGACGCGCGTCTGTCGCGCGTCGGCGCGGAAATCGATCTCGCCCGCCTCGAAGGGCGCGCACCTTTTGTGGAGGCCCGATGA